From the Cryptomeria japonica chromosome 2, Sugi_1.0, whole genome shotgun sequence genome, one window contains:
- the LOC131873653 gene encoding probable disease resistance protein At1g61310 isoform X2, translating into MGDPGFVSGLIGVGITVALKELSECIKLAVYCKKELQKLEDYLNNIAPLNTAIQRYRTRLKLGQIVSHDTETLRPPAVNEWLKKLNSLVRQATEVAEQCCIRLPTYNVISRYRMSLRIRDIVAGIEKHLKQAALIGITTTLAGNEELGRGLQRIELRLDDLGTAATSSNYPTVTQRLQPVNEPLIVGQDDVFSELQKKLTDEGQGLTCLGVVAMGGAGKTLLLKTVFNSKEVQDSFKQDLVLWLTVSHNPSLSALASNLGRQIALQINQPFDERGGQDDYVKPWIYEKMKSRRFLLFLDDVWENSRDGLLEALGVPVLTVGNCKMVVSARDRKVLVKLGVKLDDTITLSGLSEEQSWELFSSHAFAYNNNRVPSVTVEETATRFCEECDGLPLAIKVIAATMAGVTDPVEWDLTLQRLQNADKLNPDVEKKLYNRLRLSYDALARPE; encoded by the exons ATGGGTGACCCTGGATTCGTCTCAGGACTGATAGGTGTGGGGATAACTGTAGCTTTGAAAGAGCTCAGCGAGTGTATCAAGCTTGCTGTTTACTGCAAGAAAGAGCTTCAAAAACTTGAGGACTATTTGAACAATATTGCCCCTCTCAACACGGCCATCCAGAGATATCGGACGCGTCTGAAGCTCGGCCAAATTGTTAGCCACGACACAGAAACGCTAAGGCCTCCGGCTGTGAACGAGTGGTTGAAAAAACTCAATTCGCTTGTTAGACAGGCCACCGAGGTTGCGGAGCAGTGTTGCATACGATTACCGACTTATAATGTGATTTCTCGCTACCGCATGAGCTTGAGGATAAGGGACATCGTTGCAGGCATTGAAAAGCATCTGAAGCAGGCTGCTTTGATTGGCATAACGACCACGCTTGCAGGCAATGAGGAGCTCGGGCGAGGTCTACAACGTATTGAACTAAGACTGGATGATCTCGGCACTGCAGCCACTTCGTCGAATTATCCAACAGTAACACAGAGGTTGCAGCCAGTGAACGAACCCCTTATTGTGGGGCAAGATGACGTATTTTCTGAGCTACAGAAGAAGTTAACAGATGAAGGGCAAGGGCTAACTTGCCTGGGAGTGGTCGCCATGGGCGGAGCTGGCAAAACTCTGCTTTTGAAAACTGTGTTCAATAGTAAAGAGGTgcaggatagttttaagcaggatCTAGTTCTATGGCTCACGGTGTCACACAACCCTTCGCTTTCTGCTCTCGCCAGTAATCTTGGAAGGCAAATTGCTTTGCAAATCAATCAGCCGTTTGATGAAAGAGGCGGCCAAGACGATTATGTGAAGCCATGGATCTATGAAAAGATGAAAAGCAGGAGGTTTTTACTGTTCCTGGACGATGTTTGGGAAAACAGCAGGGACGGTTTGCTGGAGGCTTTGGGCGTGCCGGTTCTAACGGTCGGCAACTGCAAAATGGTAGTGAGCGCCAGGGACAGAAAGGTTTTGGTAAAGTTAGGAGTAAAGCTTGATGATACAATCACCTTGAGTGGTCTTTCCGAGGAACAAAGCTGGGAACTGTTTTCATCTCATGCCTTTGCATACAACAATAACCGGGTTCCTTCGGTGACGGTGGAAGAAACGGCAACGCGCTTTTGCGAGGAATGTGATGGGCTTCCGCTTGCCATTAAAGTAATAGCGGCCACAATGGCAGGCGTCACAGATCCGGTAGAATGGGATTTGACGCTCCAGAGGCTGCAAAATGCAGACAAGCTTAATCCGGATGTGGAGAAAAAGCTTTACAACCGCTTGAGGCTCAGCTACGATGCTCTGGCCAG GCCAGAATAA
- the LOC131873653 gene encoding probable disease resistance protein At1g61310 isoform X1 yields MGDPGFVSGLIGVGITVALKELSECIKLAVYCKKELQKLEDYLNNIAPLNTAIQRYRTRLKLGQIVSHDTETLRPPAVNEWLKKLNSLVRQATEVAEQCCIRLPTYNVISRYRMSLRIRDIVAGIEKHLKQAALIGITTTLAGNEELGRGLQRIELRLDDLGTAATSSNYPTVTQRLQPVNEPLIVGQDDVFSELQKKLTDEGQGLTCLGVVAMGGAGKTLLLKTVFNSKEVQDSFKQDLVLWLTVSHNPSLSALASNLGRQIALQINQPFDERGGQDDYVKPWIYEKMKSRRFLLFLDDVWENSRDGLLEALGVPVLTVGNCKMVVSARDRKVLVKLGVKLDDTITLSGLSEEQSWELFSSHAFAYNNNRVPSVTVEETATRFCEECDGLPLAIKVIAATMAGVTDPVEWDLTLQRLQNADKLNPDVEKKLYNRLRLSYDALARASYNQSPRLRSLGNWKGSSKCALRSLSN; encoded by the exons ATGGGTGACCCTGGATTCGTCTCAGGACTGATAGGTGTGGGGATAACTGTAGCTTTGAAAGAGCTCAGCGAGTGTATCAAGCTTGCTGTTTACTGCAAGAAAGAGCTTCAAAAACTTGAGGACTATTTGAACAATATTGCCCCTCTCAACACGGCCATCCAGAGATATCGGACGCGTCTGAAGCTCGGCCAAATTGTTAGCCACGACACAGAAACGCTAAGGCCTCCGGCTGTGAACGAGTGGTTGAAAAAACTCAATTCGCTTGTTAGACAGGCCACCGAGGTTGCGGAGCAGTGTTGCATACGATTACCGACTTATAATGTGATTTCTCGCTACCGCATGAGCTTGAGGATAAGGGACATCGTTGCAGGCATTGAAAAGCATCTGAAGCAGGCTGCTTTGATTGGCATAACGACCACGCTTGCAGGCAATGAGGAGCTCGGGCGAGGTCTACAACGTATTGAACTAAGACTGGATGATCTCGGCACTGCAGCCACTTCGTCGAATTATCCAACAGTAACACAGAGGTTGCAGCCAGTGAACGAACCCCTTATTGTGGGGCAAGATGACGTATTTTCTGAGCTACAGAAGAAGTTAACAGATGAAGGGCAAGGGCTAACTTGCCTGGGAGTGGTCGCCATGGGCGGAGCTGGCAAAACTCTGCTTTTGAAAACTGTGTTCAATAGTAAAGAGGTgcaggatagttttaagcaggatCTAGTTCTATGGCTCACGGTGTCACACAACCCTTCGCTTTCTGCTCTCGCCAGTAATCTTGGAAGGCAAATTGCTTTGCAAATCAATCAGCCGTTTGATGAAAGAGGCGGCCAAGACGATTATGTGAAGCCATGGATCTATGAAAAGATGAAAAGCAGGAGGTTTTTACTGTTCCTGGACGATGTTTGGGAAAACAGCAGGGACGGTTTGCTGGAGGCTTTGGGCGTGCCGGTTCTAACGGTCGGCAACTGCAAAATGGTAGTGAGCGCCAGGGACAGAAAGGTTTTGGTAAAGTTAGGAGTAAAGCTTGATGATACAATCACCTTGAGTGGTCTTTCCGAGGAACAAAGCTGGGAACTGTTTTCATCTCATGCCTTTGCATACAACAATAACCGGGTTCCTTCGGTGACGGTGGAAGAAACGGCAACGCGCTTTTGCGAGGAATGTGATGGGCTTCCGCTTGCCATTAAAGTAATAGCGGCCACAATGGCAGGCGTCACAGATCCGGTAGAATGGGATTTGACGCTCCAGAGGCTGCAAAATGCAGACAAGCTTAATCCGGATGTGGAGAAAAAGCTTTACAACCGCTTGAGGCTCAGCTACGATGCTCTGGCCAG GGCTAGTTACAACCAATCGCCCAGGTTACGATCCCTTGGAAATTGGAAGGGCTCAAGTAAATGTGCTCTTAGATCGCTGTCTAATTGA